In Chitinophagales bacterium, a single genomic region encodes these proteins:
- a CDS encoding dihydroorotase, whose translation MGQYIIKNARIVNEGSIQEGDLWIKEGRIEQVGGVISGGNTKAEEIVADGKYLLPGCIDDQVHFREPGLTHKANIYTEARAAVAGGVTSFMEMPNTIPNALTQELLEDKYAIAARSSLANYSFFMGTGNDNADEVLKTNARKKDICGVKIFMGSSTGNMLVDNPNTLDKIFRESEVLIATHCEDERIIRLNKEKRMATGEPLTPADHPVIRDEEACYESSLMAIQIAKKYDTRLHILHISTEKELALFTNMFPLKQKRITAEVCVHHLHFTSDDYATLGNQIKCNPAIKAPHNRDGLWKALLDDRLDVIATDHAPHTWEEKNEPYEKAHAGLPLVQHSLNLMLYYHHQGKISLEKIVEKMSHAVADCFEIKDRGYIREGYMADLVLVDLEQPWQVNKKNILYKCGWSPLEGFNFPASVTHTFVNGHLVYGNGVINESQWGQRLQFNR comes from the coding sequence ATGGGTCAATATATTATAAAGAATGCCCGGATTGTTAATGAGGGAAGCATACAGGAAGGTGACCTTTGGATAAAAGAGGGCCGGATCGAACAGGTAGGCGGGGTCATTTCCGGAGGAAATACAAAGGCGGAAGAGATCGTTGCTGATGGTAAATACCTGCTCCCGGGCTGTATTGATGACCAGGTTCATTTTCGGGAACCCGGTCTTACCCACAAGGCCAATATCTACACTGAAGCCAGGGCTGCAGTGGCCGGTGGGGTGACAAGTTTTATGGAAATGCCTAATACCATCCCCAATGCCCTGACACAGGAATTGCTTGAAGATAAATATGCCATCGCCGCCCGCTCCTCCCTGGCCAATTATTCTTTTTTTATGGGGACCGGGAATGACAATGCCGATGAAGTACTCAAGACCAATGCCCGCAAAAAGGATATCTGCGGGGTAAAGATCTTTATGGGTTCTTCCACGGGCAATATGCTGGTGGATAATCCTAATACACTGGATAAAATATTTCGCGAAAGCGAAGTCCTGATCGCCACCCATTGCGAGGACGAACGGATCATTCGACTGAACAAAGAAAAAAGAATGGCCACCGGCGAACCCCTCACACCTGCCGATCATCCGGTGATCAGGGATGAGGAGGCCTGCTACGAATCTTCGCTGATGGCCATTCAGATCGCCAAAAAATATGATACCCGGCTCCACATCCTCCATATCAGTACCGAAAAAGAACTGGCCCTGTTCACCAATATGTTTCCCCTGAAACAGAAAAGGATCACCGCCGAAGTATGTGTACACCACCTGCATTTCACAAGTGATGACTATGCCACCCTGGGCAACCAGATCAAATGCAATCCGGCGATCAAAGCGCCGCATAACCGTGATGGATTATGGAAGGCCCTGCTGGATGACCGGTTGGATGTGATCGCTACCGACCATGCCCCGCATACCTGGGAGGAAAAGAATGAGCCCTATGAAAAAGCACATGCCGGTTTACCGCTTGTACAGCACTCGCTCAACCTGATGCTGTACTATCACCATCAGGGAAAGATCAGCCTGGAAAAGATCGTGGAGAAAATGAGCCATGCCGTGGCGGATTGTTTTGAGATAAAGGACAGGGGCTATATCCGCGAAGGCTATATGGCCGACCTGGTATTGGTTGACCTGGAACAACCCTGGCAGGTAAACAAGAAGAATATCCTGTACAAATGTGGCTGGAGCCCGTTGGAAGGTTTTAACTTCCCGGCCTCGGTGACACATACCTTTGTAAACGGGCATTTGGTATATGGAAACGGAGTGATCAATGAATCTCAATGGGGACAGCGTCTCCAATTCAACCGATAA